In Apium graveolens cultivar Ventura chromosome 10, ASM990537v1, whole genome shotgun sequence, the following are encoded in one genomic region:
- the LOC141691071 gene encoding uncharacterized protein LOC141691071 — protein sequence MEMKVPQTQKDIQKLAGCLTALRRFIPKLAEKCLPFFELLKGAQNKKLIDWTPDCQTAFEEVKRHLMNPPILSKAKPEKPLYLYIAAGESAVSSALIREENGLQSPIYYVSQVLKDAETRYPNLEKFALALVNSTRKLRQYFQGREIRIITNQPLRKIIHKPDTSGRLVNWAIELSQFNIKFIPRTAIKAQALAEFVMESTFPEVPETPKPGSGEEEEASNRDSWTLHVDGSATTERSGAGLILSSPGGFTIQQAVTFVFKATNNQDEYEALLSGLRLAKSLGVRSLTIYSDSQIVVRQTNGEYIAKDPKLARYQEMVRAILETIPDSTILQIIREENAKADELSKLIQNISDLSSSVYFEELGAPSTDPPEVLCISSPDNWMTPYIAYLKDDTLPEDQNKARYLRYKAARFFLEDNQLYR from the coding sequence ATGGAAATGAAAGTCCCCCAGACTCAAAAGGACATTCAAAAGCTTGCAGGATGCCTAACAGCCCTTCGAAGATTTATCCCAAAATTGGCAGAAAAGTGCCTGCCTTTCTTTGAGCTGTTAAAAGGGGCCCAGAACAAAAAACTGATCGACTGGACCCCGGATTGCCAAACAGCGTTTGAGGAAGTCAAGCGACATCTGATGAACCCGCCTATTTTGTCAAAAGCAAAGCCCGAAAAGCCTCTGTATCTCTACATTGCAGCCGGGGAAAGCGCGGTATCTTCTGCACTCATCCGGGAGGAAAATGGTTTACAGAGCCCGATATACTATGTAAGTCAAGTCCTGAAAGACGCTGAAACCCGGTACCCGAACTTGGAAAAATTCGCACTGGCTCTTGTGAACTCGACCAGGAAGCTAAGGCAATACTTCCAAGGCCGGGAAATCAGGATTATCACTAATCAACCGCTTCGCAAAATCATCCATAAGCCAGATACCTCTGGGAGATTAGTCAATTGGGCAATTGAATTGAGCCAATTCAATATCAAATTTATTCCGAGGACagctataaaagcccaggcgttgGCCGAGTTCGTCATGGAAAGCACCTTTCCGGAGGTCCCGGAGACACCTAAACCTGGATCTGGAGAAGAAGAAGAGGCTAGCAACCGGGATTCTTGGACATTACATGTCGATGGTTCGGCTACAACTGAAAGGTCCGGAGCCGGCCTGATTCTTTCCAGCCCGGGCGGATTCACAATCCAGCAGGCCGTAACCTTCGTCTTCaaagcaacaaacaaccaggATGAATATGAAGCTCTCCTCTCCGGACTCAGGTTAGCCAAATCCCTTGGAGTAAGGAGTTTAACCATTTATAGTGATTCTCAGATTGTGGTAAGACAAACCAATGGCGAATATATCGCAAAAGATCCCAAATTGGCTCGGTATCAGGAGATGGTTAGGGCAATCCTGGAAACCATCCCGGACTCAACCATCTTGCAAATAATCAGAGAGGAAAATGCGAAGGCAGACGAACTGTCCAAGCTCATCCAGAATATTTCAGATTTAAGCAGCTCGGTGTACTTCGAGGAGCTCGGAGCCCCCAGCACCGATCCGCCCGAGGTATTATGTATTAGTAGCCCGGATAACTGGATGACTCCTTACATAGCCTATCTTAAGGACGACACCCTTCCGGAAGACCAGAACAAAGCACGGTACCTCAGGTATAAGGCTGCCCGCTTCTTTCTGGAAGATAATCAGCTATACCGGTGA